TGTTTGTTGATTCATTTATTACTTGATTCGAAACTCGAATCGCCAGCTAGGTTACTTTTAATTCAGCTAATTGATGGTAAGTTACCCGTGTTTGCTCAAAATGTTGATGATTCTAAGACTAAACATACTGAAATAGCTACTGCATTTGTGGAATTTAATCATACGTTTGAGGATTCGGTTGGTGTACGGACGTTTGATATGTTGATTCATGTTTATTGTACACAATTCAAAGGTTTTGGTTTCGGGCTTGAATATGCGTCTGATGTGGTTAGGTTGATTTCCGAAAATGGCGTGTTTCCGTCTTTAAACACTTGTAATTTCCTTTTGAATTGTTTAGTGAAGTCGAATTTGTTAAAAAAATGTCACGAAACCTTTAGTGTGCTACGTAAAGGTATTCAACCCGATGTTTATTTGTTTACGACTACAATCAATGCTTTGTGTAAAGATGGGAGGATTATAGATGCTATGAGGGTTTTATCAGAAATGGAAGAAGTTGGTGTTTTGCCAAATGTTGTGAcgtataataatatcattaacagTCTTTGCAAAAATCGTGATTTGGAAGAAGCTTTTCGTGTCAAAGACAAAATGATCAAGAAAGGTGTGAAATCTAGTCTTATTACTTATAGTGTTCTTATTAATGGTTTGTTGAAAATTGAGAAATATAATGAAGCGGGTCGCGTTTTAAGTGAGATGACGGATAATGGGTTTGTCCCAAATGAGGTTGTTTATAACACATTGATAAACGGGTACTGCAAAATGGGCGATATGAAGAAAGCTTCAAATGTTAGAGATGATATGTTATCGAAGGGAGTTTATCCGAATTCAGTCACTTTGAACACACTTATTAAGGGTTTTTGTTATACGAATCAAATGAGTGAGGCTGAGAAGCTTCTAGAAGAAATGATATCACTTGGGTTAACTGTAAACGCTGGTTCATTTACTTCTGTTATTCATTGGCTCTGTAAGTGTTCAAAAATGGAGTCAACACTTCGTTTTGTTAATGAAATGTTGTTAAGAGATTTGAGACCGAATGATAGTTTGTTGACAACGATAGTTAGTGGGCTTTGTAAGCATGGTAAGCATTCAGAAGCAGTCGAACTTTGGTTTAAGTTGGTTGAAAGACATATATATCCGAATATTGTGACATCGAATGCTCTTATTCATGGTCTTTGTGAATCGGGTAATATTGAGGATGCAATAAAAATTCTTAAAGAGATGGTACAAAAAGGTTTAAGTTTGGATATTATTACGTATAACACGTTGATTTCATGGCATTGTAAAGAATCAAGATACGAGGAAGGTTTGAAATTAAGTGAAGAAATGGTCAAACAAGGGGTTTTACCGGATACTTTGACTTACACTTCACTTATAAACGGGTTATGCAAAAAGGGTAAAATGGACGAAGCCGTTTTGTTATTGGAGAAGTGTAAATTACAAGGTTTGATTCCGGATGTTTATACATACGGAGTTTTGATTGAAGGGTTTTGTAAGAACGATCAAATTCAGAAGGGAAAAGATTTATTTAATGAGATGGTCAACAAGAAAATGGAAGTCAACTCTTTTATCTATAATACGCTTATTAGAGCGTATTCTGCAAGTGGTGATATAACAGAGTCTGTTAAACTTTTTAACGACATGAAAAGTAACGGTATTCAACCGGATTCAATCACATATTCTTCTTTAATACACGGATATTCAACTAACGGATGTGTAGACGATGCAAAGATCATTATTAACGAAATGAGGAAACACGGTTTATCACCGAATGTTGTGTGTTATACCGCTTTAATTAGTGGTTATTGTAAGATGGGTCAAATGGATAAAGCGGTTAGCACGTTGCATGAAATGTCGTTGTATGGTGTACACCCGAATAAATTTACGTATACCATCATGATTAATGGGtatgtcaaacttggtcaaaccgaATTAGCTTCGAAGCTTCTTGGTGAGATGGAAGAAAAGGGAATTATTCCCGATGTCGTTACGTTTAATACAATTGCTGACGGGTTTGCGAAGGAAGGGAAGATTGAGGATTCCGTACGATTGTTTGATGACATGGCGCGAAAAGGTGTAGATTTAGATGAAATAACATACACTAGTTTAGTTCATGGATTGAGCAAGAAATCGGTGGTTGAAAATCAAGAATGATCAAAGGCTACTAATTGGTAGGTCCTTAATTTTGTAGATTAGATTTTTAGACTGATTTCTCTTTTGTAATTTTACTTCATAAGTGGATGGAAATATATACACACTTATTTTATAGGTTAAGTTTTGTACTTCCTTTAATTTGAAATATATACTTAGATCAGGTGATTGAAATGTAGTTTGAAACAAAGCGTACGATATATATTTGTGAATATGATTTTCAGTTTGATTGTATGTTTGTTAAGTAAGATAAACAGGGTAAAAAGTTGTTTTTATCTTCACAGGAAATAAGACATTGACCTCTTTTGGTGATGATAAATTTGCACAGGTTTGAGCGTATTCGTACTTCATGGTAAGTCATCTCTTATAGTTTCCGTTTCTTAAATTCTAAATGCAATGTTTGACGGTAACACATGAAAATTTGTATTACTGGTTGTTTGGTTTTGCTATTATTCTGTTTATAATTAAATGTTGGAATTAATTGTAATCTTAAATCTTCGAAAAACATGTATCTGTTTTTCAATTTTAGTTGTCTACTTGTCTGTATTATTTAATTGTTCAACTCACAAATTGAACTTTATTTTTGCTATCCATTAATAATTTATAATGGTCGAAGTATCTGAGTTAAAACAACCTTGTTCCGTGCACATTGCTTGGGCCGGGCCTGCATACATATTACCTTTCTCTATACCTATCCCTATTTTTCAACCTTGTTCCGTGAATCTGTTAGTTCGCTCGCATAAGAATTGGCCGGTTAGTTCTTTCTCTATGTTTATCTTGGGTAAAATCAGCTGATGTATACAATAATTATGATGCTAGTTAGGGTTTTGAATTGTGCAATTTGATAAAACGTACTGATAGTTTAATAaagtacgtttttgtttttttaattAGGTGATTATTATCTTTTATATTACCTATTGTCAGAGAGAACAAAAATTTGGTGCTAGGTTTGATCGTAAGTTAGTTTAATGACCTGGCTTATAAACTTtcagtgtatttttttttttatttttttttatttgaatttGATGCTGAGCAGCTTATTTAATAACAATCAGTAGCTTGCATGTGGTAATTTGCAGTACCCGATTATGCATCAATAGTTATTGAACTAGTTGTTGTTAATTGAAATTTCTCAATGTTTGCCTGTTACTAACCTAGCATGAAAAGATTTTGGCAGTTACATACCTTGTTTGAATTGGATTATGAAATTTTCAAGGTGATTTTGTGTGTATGCAGGTCGGCATAAGACGAATCAAATCGTGTCATTGTATTGTTTAATAGTTTAGTGTATTGTTTACCAACTATTTCACTATTTGCTGCAGGGTGATAAGGGAGTTTGTTTATTGGTACCAAATTGTAAAAACGTAAGAAACGCACCACCACTAGTAATGGATGTAGCACAAACCAACGAATACAATGAGCATGATGTGATCATTGATATAAGAATAACTCAAGATAGACAGGTGAACGGGTCGAACTCACAACATAATGAAGATCCTTCAACTATTAGTGTCAGTGAAGGTGATTTTCAACATTCTTGGTTGGCTACCACCGCAAGAAAAATACCATTTGCTAGAAGGCCAATGACTGATGATGATTATCTGTGTATGTTAGATTTAGTTATAATCCCGATCATGATGATCCCAtcaattataattttatttttatcaaggCATGAGCATCCTCATTATTCATTCTTCACATGGCTTCTTGTTTATGTCGTTGCATGGGTTGCATCTCTTTTGTCGTTACCTTGGCGAATTACTTACTATTATCATATTCAAGTGTCAGACCAGTATCTAGCTACGAGACTTCTATCGTTGTTACTGACTAATCCAAGgtatgtattttatttatttatttattattatcatttttttgtaATCAGCCCATTCATTTGACCAGGTCATTCTTGCCAGGCCACACTAGAAAACAATAGCTAAATTTTAATGGTTAAATCAGTAGTTATTCAGTTTTTAATGCCATTACTAAGGATATGTAGACATGTGCTTgttttgatttaaaaatttatCCTATATGCTACAGCCAGTGCAGAATTTGGTCGTTTGGTTATAAATCACCAACTTTTCAAAACAACCCCCCAAGTTTGTTCACTTCTCAAATCTTTCAGGGTAAAAAACGTAAACTCGCTATTTTATTAAATTAACTTAAACAAAAATCCACCCGACTTTTCACCGGTccatatcttcccgctcgccgcgagttaaacttTACCGacttcaccgttcaactcgaaataattttacgaacacaacgcaactagctATGCGGAAAACAGATTGCTTTTATAATACGCTTAATATTTCGGGATATTTTTCACATATACgtacacgtataataaacaaccTAAACCAACCACATCATATCGATGGTTTTGTTCCCTTATTTATGTGATTTTTCGGGCGTTAAAAACGCGGAGTCCATTATATACTATGTACTAACCAGATGTTTCTAAACATACCTGTAGCAACGCGTTTTTaaatctgtaaatacataacgctatgtCAAATATGAATACGCAATTCAAAAagtcccgccgcatcgcgcgggctggTATTTTTCTAGTTTAATACTATATGAATATGAAATTTGTGATGACCAAGGTATTTGGTTGCACCGGGTTTACACCCATGATGGAATCATCCCTGTTGTAAAATAAATACTAATATAAGTTATTGATAGAAAAGTTTATTTTTCTGTTGCAGGATCAGAGCATTAGTTGCATGCTTGATAATGGCGTTGGATTTCTTTTATTTTGTGTGGTGGATTGTTGGGGTCGTGTTGGTCTCTCTCCATTATTCTAATGGATCTCATGCTCAGTCCAAGTAGTTGTGCTTCCTATCATGTTTGTTTGTTTGATTAGatttgttgtattattattattattattattattattattattattattattattattatattactattactattactattattattaaacggTTTTCTTTCGCAGGCTAGGTGTAGCGCTTCTTCTCTTGAACTTTTCATCtcaattattcatacatataatcaTGGAGGATCTGCCGCAAGAAACAGGAGGAGCTACTACAGAGTCCATAAATTCTCTAACGACAGGAGCCACTACAGAGTCCATAAATTCTCTACCAACGTACAAATGTAAGATTAAGAAATATAAACATAAACATGAAAATAATAAAGAGAGAAAATCAGGTTCCAGTGAAGGTGCGGGAAATGAGCGCGGTGTTCTATTTGACCGGGAAGATGCAGTAAGTCTTTCTGTTAATTAATTTTGCTTACTTcgtttgtatgtatatgtatatgtatgtgtgtatatgtatatgtatgtgtgtatatatatatatatatata
This genomic window from Rutidosis leptorrhynchoides isolate AG116_Rl617_1_P2 chromosome 2, CSIRO_AGI_Rlap_v1, whole genome shotgun sequence contains:
- the LOC139891475 gene encoding uncharacterized protein, whose translation is MNHRHHHHHLSYNKFMDLKRLKISSFKRNPFKSTTSTQHTHSKISPKQSPPSVDNHQDLIKSVTLLLSNPSSSLDTTSVSKHVLTRLSPLHFDSLFYDIRSSVKPRTALQFFYFATKSCGFKFTIKSYCLLIHLLLDSKLESPARLLLIQLIDGKLPVFAQNVDDSKTKHTEIATAFVEFNHTFEDSVGVRTFDMLIHVYCTQFKGFGFGLEYASDVVRLISENGVFPSLNTCNFLLNCLVKSNLLKKCHETFSVLRKGIQPDVYLFTTTINALCKDGRIIDAMRVLSEMEEVGVLPNVVTYNNIINSLCKNRDLEEAFRVKDKMIKKGVKSSLITYSVLINGLLKIEKYNEAGRVLSEMTDNGFVPNEVVYNTLINGYCKMGDMKKASNVRDDMLSKGVYPNSVTLNTLIKGFCYTNQMSEAEKLLEEMISLGLTVNAGSFTSVIHWLCKCSKMESTLRFVNEMLLRDLRPNDSLLTTIVSGLCKHGKHSEAVELWFKLVERHIYPNIVTSNALIHGLCESGNIEDAIKILKEMVQKGLSLDIITYNTLISWHCKESRYEEGLKLSEEMVKQGVLPDTLTYTSLINGLCKKGKMDEAVLLLEKCKLQGLIPDVYTYGVLIEGFCKNDQIQKGKDLFNEMVNKKMEVNSFIYNTLIRAYSASGDITESVKLFNDMKSNGIQPDSITYSSLIHGYSTNGCVDDAKIIINEMRKHGLSPNVVCYTALISGYCKMGQMDKAVSTLHEMSLYGVHPNKFTYTIMINGYVKLGQTELASKLLGEMEEKGIIPDVVTFNTIADGFAKEGKIEDSVRLFDDMARKGVDLDEITYTSLVHGLSKKSVVENQE